In Leishmania panamensis strain MHOM/PA/94/PSC-1 chromosome 18 sequence, the following proteins share a genomic window:
- a CDS encoding hypothetical protein (TriTrypDB/GeneDB-style sysID: LpmP.18.1190), with protein MAVRKKGWSVRYAYPSLASNSGTIVASAESPSSSRSAASAAYANIEHVAGVVLAPLLPLLGDGTAACPPHSQVLPVLPLIVEWLCTLPTAESAVPLGRWLPWVVTVYAEEHNCSRPPSQSLLLPPLLDLLPHLLRKLSTHLGHPATAKLEVTRCSPDILCERCLASLFALSHARSAATRDELRGPAPREASEATGKTTLSPAHLAADQHSRSTLADVLWWHGEVPLLLLTGVRRALKQAGQTVALASAAAAESLDAASTTSGEFSTSLSPLQQDQWCSCSCPTHAPHLTVVLGDDDVYRRFLLRLAALQSTSLVHAAASGPREITPALVSVRLTGSLTKAAAAGVRESCHDHAPAPLNEDPDMILRFIQPLHEYVLLLQESSAKWSGTEGNTATAMANSVAAVPPVQLTFTSVLHMLMAIFGRLEELKQQSSCRSAAAVTPGQRAQAPLSASPGSSVTAFVLLPQKSRIHTLKSLCELLLRHVRAVQASKLPFSPTSSSAAPRCAPWFVDVEVHLQEATLRRLCGAARALVRVVMEERRRSLAEEGPEGSVLTASSVVAAQQHRDAAGGSGASTGTTCSAATPLASNISFERTLRSLAFRVVEPALWRLQEVCIEAQTSVPVHVLSFEEWRLYLSLANANTAGTGALAGRFTSAAVEHVDQIYSPIMASAVSLFDCVGGRTGLRTAQQVLPHPGQQPVSALVEGIRLTALQCLLFDGLRSGEEFASASVASTYPHEDTADYMDWVLHHLPHAFFSVWHRVVPLPALTDPISATNEAEEAAAAGQELLRYRLGLLTLLLYVRVLSARELLNRDAALLHGATLSRPPTNVNPTRTLRWGGGVPSSLNSLLHCMTKDSAALPIGGDARDEWSLVLSAATLQECVVPPLPAGCTALWELVEALQDLANASTETEEASEPPAAVAEWVWLGSPEALYEALDTSLLKDGGSDAAAGVYPRHLYYLLPWSTLAHSHQPWRVYDESGQARRAAQEWAAMLQSWLTGSSSIDDGKGVPSRPRRRPVVRLVSMAEEVCFFSCMQRLSTLHLSADVRVVHGDVQREEREVAPTVRCVLTASQTTMACASSSAAVAESAGWYAEEDYDGLD; from the coding sequence ATGGCGGTTCGAAAGAAAGGGTGGTCGGTGCGGTACGCCTACCCCTCTCTGGCAAGCAACAGCGGTACCATTGTGGCGTCTGCTGagtcgccgtcctcctctcggtcagctgcctccgccgcctaCGCCAACATCGAGCATGTTGCGGGGGTTGTGCTGGCACCGCTACTGCCTCTCTTAGGCGATGGCACTGCGGCCTGCCCGCCACACTCGCAGGTTCTGCCGGTCCTTCCGCTGATTGTGGAGTGGCTGTGCACACTGCCCACTGCCGAGTCAGCCGTGCCCCTGGGTCGTTGGCTACCGTGGGTAGTCACGGTTTACGCAGAGGAGCATAACTGCTCTCGACCTCCGTCGCAGTCACTACTGTTGCCGCCGTTGTTGGACCTTCTCCCGCATCTACTGCGCAAACTGAGCACTCATCTAGGGCACCCCGCCACAGCGAAGCTGGAGGTAACGCGATGTTCACCGGACATCTTGTGTGAGCGTTGccttgcctctctttttgcctTGAGCCACGCTCGCTCCGCAGCAACCAGAGACGAGCTAAGGGGGCCCGCACCAAGGGAAGCGAGTGAGGCCACTGGGAAGACAACACTCTCTCCGGCGCACCTCGCGGCTGATCAGCACTCGAGGTCAACGCTCGCCGACGTTTTGTGGTGGCACGGTGAGGTACCTTTGCTGCTCCTGACTGGAGTGCGGCGAGCATTGAAACAGGCGGGGCAGACAGTGGCACTtgcctcagctgctgctgccgaatCTCTCGATGCGGCGTCGACGACTAGCGGCGAGTTTTCTACATCACTGTCACCCCTGCAGCAGGATCAGTGGTGCTCGTGCTCGTGTCCGACACATGCACCGCATCTGACAGTGGTGCTTGGCGATGACGATGTCTACCGCCGCTTCCTGCTCCGcctggcagcgctgcagagcACCTCCCTTGTTCATGCAGCGGCGTCTGGACCAAGGGAGATTACTCCGGCACTGGTATCCGTACGGCTGACAGGGTCGTTGAcaaaggctgctgctgcgggggtGAGAGAGTCATGCCATGATCATGCCCCTGCTCCACTAAACGAAGACCCTGACATGATTCTGCGCTTCATCCAGCCTCTACACGAGTACGTCCTCTTGCTGCAGGAAAGCTCTGCAAAGTGGAGCGGCACGGAGGGTAATACCGCGACTGCGATGGCTAACTCGGTTGCTGCCGTGCCACCCGTGCAGCTGACCTTTACAAGTGTCCTTCACATGCTCATGGCCATCTTTGGGCGTCTAGAGGAGCTCAAACAGCAGAGCAGTTGCCGAAGTGCAGCTGCCGTTACACCAGGGCAGCGAGCCcaggcgcctctctctgcgtcccccggcagctccgtcaccgcattcgtgctgctgccgcagaagTCCCGTATCCACACTCTCAAAAGTCTCTGCGAACTTCTTCTCCGTCATGTGCGTGCCGTGCAGGCCTCGAAATTACCATTCAGCCCCACTTCCTCCAGTGCAGCTCCTAGGTGCGCCCCATGGTTTGTGGATGTGGAGGTGCACCTGCAGGAGGCCACTCTGCGCCGGCTGTGTGGCGCGGCCCGTGCGTTGGTGCGGGTGGTGATggaggagcgccgccgcagtctTGCTGAGGAGGGTCCAGAGGGCTCGGTGCTAACAGCGTCCTCTGTAGtggctgctcagcagcatcgcGATGCCGCTGGCGGCTCCGGCGCCTCCACGGGAACCACCTGCTCTGCGGCAACCCCGCTAGCATCTAACATCTCGTTTGAGCGCACCCTGCGGAGTCTTGCCTTTCGAGTGGTAGAGCCGGCGCTGTGGCGGCTACAGGAAGTGTGCATCGAAGCCCAGACAAGTGTTCCTGTGCATGTCTTGTCCTTCGAAGAATGGCGGTTGTATTTGAGTCTCGCCAACGCTAATACGGCAGGGACAGGCGCCCTTGCAGGCCGCTTCACCTCCGCGGCGGTCGAGCATGTTGACCAGATATACAGCCCCATCATGGCCTCCGCCGTTTCGCTTTTTGATTGTGTCGGTGGCAGGACTGGCTTGCGCacagcgcagcaggtgctgcctCACCCCGGCCAACAGCCCGTGTCTGCCCTCGTGGAGGGGATCCGGCTTACAGCACTGCAGTGCCTTCTGTTTGACGGGCTCCGCAGCGGTGAGGAATTTGCATCCGCCTCCGTCGCGTCTACCTACCCTCACGAGGACACAGCAGATTACATGGACTGGGTCCTGCATCATCTTCCACATGCCTTCTTCAGCGTATGGCACCGCGTGGTGCCGCTACCGGCGCTGACCGATCCCATCTCGGCGACAAatgaggcggaggaggctgccgcggctggccAGGAGCTCTTACGCTATCGTCTGGGGCTTCTCACGCTTCTGttgtatgtgcgcgtgttgaGTGCTCGGGAACTGCTGAACCGAgacgcagcactgctgcacgGCGCCACTCTATCGAGACCACCGACTAATGTGAATCCCACGCGCACGCTGAGGTGGGGAGGCGGCGTTCCGTCTTCACTCAACTCGTTGCTGCATTGTATGACGAAGGATAGCGCAGCTCTGCCCATCGGCGGCGACGCGAGGGATGAGTGGTCCCTGGTGCTCTCTGCCGCGACACTCCAAGAGTGTGTGGTGCCGCCATTACCGGCTGGCTGCACCGCTCTCTGGGAGCTTGttgaggcgctgcaggactTGGCCAACGCCTCAACAGAGACTGAGGAGGCGTCGGAGCCccctgctgccgtggcagaGTGGGTGTGGCTGGGCAGCCCTGAGGCCCTATATGAGGCTCTCGACACATCGCTACTGaaggacggcggcagcgacgccgctgctggggtCTACCCTCGCCACCTATACTACCTACTGCCTTGGAGCACTCTCGCCCACAGTCATCAGCCGTGGCGCGTGTACGATGAGAGTGGGCAAGCGCGTCGTGCAGCTCAGGAAtgggcggcgatgctgcagtcATGGTTGACAGGCTCGTCATCAATAGACGACGGTAAGGGGGTTCCAAGCCGACCGCGCCGTCGGCCTGTTGTGCGGCTGGTTAGCATGGCAGAGGAGGTCTGTTTCTTCAGCTGCATGCAGCGGCTGTCGACGTTGCATCTCAGCGCGGATGTTCGTGTGGTGCACGGCGATgtgcagagggaggagagagaggtggctCCCACGGTTCGCTGCGTATTGACAGCGTCCCAGACAACCATGGCATGTGCGTCGTCgtctgcggcagtggcggaaAGTGCTGGCTGGTACGCCGAGGAGGATTATGACGGACTGGATTGA
- a CDS encoding aminoacyl-tRNA synthetase, putative (TriTrypDB/GeneDB-style sysID: LpmP.18.1220), with translation MSAGDCRGEPELLAVLKELHIELPTISHGEMHTVEEANKELGRFGTPCVGTKNMFLKSKKGELVLLTAVHTTKTDIHAIEKAAGTKSLRFAPAEILAENLGVVQGCVTPLALVNNLEKRNILVLLDKKLKESLIPFVLHPCRNDKSCLLVFEQLQRFLEKIGYAYKLVDFGAASADTAVTDSTAALAAKPKRAAVAAATPAPAPSGETKLGIAARREENFSAWYIDVITKAEMVEYYDVSGCYIIRPWAYYVWKCVQRFLGGKIERLGVEDCYFPMFVSRSCLEREKDHIEGFAPEVAWVTRAGDTELEQPVAVRPTSETVMYPYYAKWIRSHRDLPVRLNMWNNVIRWEFSHPTPFIRTREFLWQEGHCAWAKAEDCAKEVLDILECYAAVYEQLLAVPVVRGRKTEKEKFAGGSYTTTVETFIEAVGRGCQGATSHNLGQNFGKMFDIRFQDPENNEQTLIPWQNSWGLSTRVIGVMIMVHGDNRGMVMPPRVASTQVIIVPVGITKDTTEEARQALLASCRQLEGELCEGGVRAKCDLRDNYSPGWRFNHWEVKGVPLRVELGPRELAERSLVVAVRHSCAKQSLTWNAQTPTAVAALLEDVQAQMYARAKETMETHRVRVTEWAEFVPALNRKCLILAPWCGAIECEDQVRKDSAEESRAAQAQEAREDARAPSMGAKTLCIPFSQPEPAESHTCICKGCTKAATTWVLFGRSY, from the coding sequence ATGTCCGCGGGGGATTGCAGGGGAGAGCCGGAGCTGCTTGCAGTGCTGAAGGAGCTCCATATTGAGTTGCCCACGATCTCACACGGGGAGATGCATACAGTGGAAGAGGCAAACAAAGAGCTGGGCCGCTTTGGCACTCCTTGTGTAGGCACCAAGAACATGTTCCTCAAGAGCAAGAAGGGCGAGCTCGTGTTGCTCACAGCGGTGCACACAACCAAGACGGACATACATGCAATTGAAAAAGCGGCTGGAACCAAGAGTCTCCGGTTTGCTCCGGCAGAGATTCTCGCCGAAAATCTCGGTGTCGTGCAGGGATGCGTCACACCGCTTGCCCTGGTCAACAATCTCGAGAAGCGCAACATCCTCGTGCTGCTAGAcaagaagctgaaggagagCCTCATCCCCTTCGTGCTGCATCCCTGCCGCAATGATAAGAGCTGCCTTCTTGTCTTtgaacagctgcagcggttCCTCGAGAAGATCGGGTACGCGTACAAGCTGGTGGACTTTGGTGCTGCCTCGGCGGACACTGCGGTGACGgacagcactgctgcccttGCTGCAAAGCCGAAGAGGGCGGCTGTAGCTGCGGCTACGCCCGCGCCTGCCCCGTCTGGGGAGACGAAGCTCGGCATTGCGGCGAGGCGCGAGGAGAACTTCTCTGCGTGGTACATCGATGTGATCACAAAGGCGGAGATGGTCGAGTACTACGACGTGTCCGGGTGCTACATCATCCGTCCGTGGGCGTACTACGTGTGGAAGTGCGTGCAGAGGTTCCTTGGAGGGAAGATCGAGAGGCTTGGCGTGGAGGACTGCTACTTCCCGATGTTCgtgtcgcgcagctgcctgGAGCGCGAGAAGGACCACATCGAGGGCTTTGCGCCGGAGGTTGCGTGGGTGACGCGTGCCGGCGACACGGAGTTGGAGCAACCAGTCGCTGTGCGGCCAACAAGCGAGACGGTGATGTACCCGTACTACGCGAAGTGGATCCGGTCGCACCGCGACCTGCCCGTGCGACTGAACATGTGGAACAACGTGATCCGGTGGGAGTTCTCGCACCCGACGCCGTTCATTCGGACGCGCGAGTTCCTGTGGCAGGAGGGACACTGCGCGTgggcgaaggcggaggactgcgcgaaggaggtgctggacaTCCTGGAGTGCTATGCGGCTGTGtacgagcagctgctggcggtgccggtggtgcGCGGGCgcaagacggagaaggagaagttCGCTGGTGGGTCCTACACGACGACGGTGGAGACGTTCATCGAGGCTGTTGGGCGCGGGTGCCAGGGCGCGACGAGCCACAACCTGGGGCAGAACTTCGGCAAGATGTTCGACATCCGCTTCCAGGACCCGGAGAACAATGAGCAGACGTTGATCCCGTGGCAGAACAGCTGGGGGCTGTCGACGCGCGTGATCGGCGTGATGATCATGGTGCACGGCGACAACCGCGGCATGGTGATGCCGCCGCGCGTTGCGTCGACGCAGGTGATCATCGTCCCGGTGGGGATCACGAAGGAcacgacggaggaggcgcggcaggcgctgcttgCGAGCTGCCGGCAGCTGGAGGGCGAGCTGTGCGAGGGCGGCGTGCGCGCGAAGTGCGACCTGCGCGACAACTACAGCCCTGGGTGGCGGTTCAACCACTGGGAGGTGAagggcgtgccgctgcgcgtgGAGCTTGGGCCGAGGGAACTTGCGGAGCGGTCGCTTGTGGTTGCTgtgcggcacagctgcgcgaAGCAGTCGCTTACGTGGAACGCGCAGACGCCGACAGCggtcgctgcgctgctggaggacgTGCAGGCTCAGATGTACGCGCGGGCGAAGGAGACGATGGAGACGCACCGCGTGCGTGTGACGGAGTGGGCGGAGTTTGTGCCGGCACTGAACCGGAAGTGCCTGATCCTTGCGCCGTGGTGCGGGGCGATAGAGTGCGAGGACCAGGTGCGGAAGGATAGCGCGGAGGAGTCGAGggctgcgcaggcgcaggaggcacGCGAggacgcgcgcgcgccgagCATGGGTGCGAAGACGCTGTGCATCCCATTTTCGCAGCCCGAGCCCGCGGAGAGCCACACGTGCATCTGCAAGGGCTGCACGaaggcggcgacgacgtggGTGCTGTTTGGCCGCAGCTACTGA
- a CDS encoding hypothetical protein (TriTrypDB/GeneDB-style sysID: LpmP.18.1200), with product MRACLHLTRVTRHQRHDKGGNAHNFPFDTLTKVYRDTMYVPQERYRGNPMHPERGAEALLSPVVPSRRSNVTNHVGNIGVMSSAATKLSEWMEQQQQQHPEKEHINDYEGIGHESATASCATPIVRRRAAPSSPSLVSSSAAVATEESHVDDEVIRRRLRTHLFSAKKPSERQATAGKPPTASPATTETGAASPRRSGVQVEILSVYRSMLREVSRIQDADTRRNLSAYIREEYDKQRDIPRKNIMKIEWKLNYSKRKLDELRAMGKDTKFTMMR from the coding sequence atgcgtgcgtgtctccATCTCACGCGTGTGACGCGCCATCAACGACATGACAAGGGAGGCAACGCCCACAACTTCCCCTTTGACACCCTCACCAAGGTCTACCGTGACACCATGTATGTGCCGCAGGAGAGATACCGGGGAAACCCAATGCACCCGGAGCGTggagcagaggcgctgctgtcgccagtAGTGCCATCGCGCAGGTCCAACGTCACTAATCACGTGGGCAACATCGGCGTCATGAGTTCAGCCGCGACCAAGCTATCCGAGTGGAtggaacagcagcagcagcaacatccGGAGAAGGAGCACATCAACGATTATGAAGGGATAGGTCACGAATCTGCGACAGCAAGCTGCGCTACGCCGATTGTCcgccgcagagcagcgccgtcttcACCATccctcgtttcttcttccgcAGCTGTCGCGACCGAAGAGTCACATGTCGACGACGAGGTCATTCGTAGGCGGCTGCGCACTCATCTCTTCTCTGCAAAGAAACCGTCAGAGCGGCAAGCCACGGCAGGGAAACCTCCCACTGCATCTCCCGCGACCACGGAGACTGGCGCAGCATCTCCGCGACGCAGCGGAGTCCAGGTCGAAATACTGAGTGTGTATCGAAGCATGTTGCGCGAGGTCTCACGCATACAGGACGCCGACACACGGCGCAACTTGTCGGCTTACATTCGCGAGGAGTACGACAAGCAGCGCGATATTCCCCGCAAGAACATCATGAAGATCGAGTGGAAGCTGAACTACAGCAAGCGCAAGCTGGATGAGTTGCGGGCGATGGGCAAGGATACAAAGTTCACCATGATGCGTTGA
- a CDS encoding prolyl-tRNA synthetase, putative (TriTrypDB/GeneDB-style sysID: LpmP.18.1210~partially sequenced tandemly duplicated gene) → MSIEDCRGFDEVKALFQELRLDIPILHHDEKATVEEVLDLLKEKMGITAVGTKTLFLKSKKGDLVMATAFKSTATELKFIQNVTNTKDLRFASNEVLHECLAVVQGCVTPFPLINNTENRPITLLLDTSMAHSTQLLAFCLCRNDYTAVITFQQLKMYLEKIGYAYKLVDFGAASADAAVTDSTAALAAKPKRAAVAAATPAPAPSGETKLGIAARREENFSAWYIDVITKAEMVEYYDVSGCYIIRPWAYYVWKCVQRFLGGR, encoded by the coding sequence ATGTCTATCGAGGACTGCCGCGGCTTTGATGAGGTGAAGGCCCTCTTCCAAGAGCTAAGGCTTGACATTCCCATTCTGCACCATGACGAGAAAGCCACCGTCGAGGAGGTGTTGGACCTTctgaaggagaagatggGCATCACCGCGGTGGGCACCAAGACACTCTTCCTCAAGAGCAAAAAAGGCGACCTGGTGATGGCGACGGCGTTCAAGTCAACCGCGACAGAACTCAAGTTCATTCAAAACGTTACTAACACCAAGGACCTGCGCTTTGCCTCCAACGAGGTGTTGCATGAGTGCCTCGCCGTCGTGCAGGGATGCGTTACGCCGTTCCCACTCATCAACAACACAGAAAACCGTCCCATTACGCTCCTACTGGACACCTCAATGGCGCAcagcacgcagctgctcgccttTTGTCTGTGCCGTAACGATTACACCGCCGTTATCACATTCCAGCAGCTCAAGATGTACCTCGAGAAGATCGGGTACGCGTACAAGCTGGTGGACTTTGGTGCTGCCTCGGCGGACGCTGCGGTGACGgacagcactgctgcccttGCTGCAAAGCCGAAGAGGGCGGCTGTAGCTGCGGCTACGCCCGCGCCTGCCCCGTCTGGGGAGACGAAGCTCGGCATTGCGGCGAGGCGCGAGGAGAACTTCTCTGCGTGGTACATCGATGTGATCACAAAGGCGGAGATGGTCGAGTACTACGACGTGTCCGGGTGCTACATCATCCGTCCGTGGGCGTACTACGTGTGGAAGTGCGTGCAGAGGTTCCTTGGAGGGAGG